From the uncultured Methanomethylovorans sp. genome, the window AATAGCACCATAAGATATAAACATTTTCATAAAGGCTAATACCTATTATAATCTTGTTAACAATTGATTTTTTAGAACACTTTCGGATAATATTTCTTCTACATTCTCTAAATCAATTAAACTTAATTTAATATTTCCAATAGATTTAACTAATTTAATTATATACTTATTTAATTCCTAATGTCGTACCTTATCAAAAATGATTCAAAATGGTTGTTGTTGGTTACTATCCATCCAGGTAGAAAGTATTTTATTCAAGGGTTTTAGGTGTCGGTTGGTGTCTGCTAATGGATAAAGATTGCCACAATAATAATAAGTATTATTTTTTCTAATTATATAGTGCTCAATTGAAAGAGTTCCCATGAGAATGGTAAATAGACTTTTTCAGATTCTTGCTTTCCATTCAATGAGAGTATTACCCTTAGTAATAACACATCTTATCTCAAAACTCGAATTTAAATACAAGTTAATTTAGAAGATATTCTGCTATCCCTACGAGACAGTAGCTGTGAATATCAGAAACATGTGCACTGGCATTGGATGTTCTAACTGGCTGCTGTCAATTATTCGGGCCAGGATGGCATCCATGTGATACCTGATAATAAAACTAAAGATGGCTGATATTATGGAAGAAATGCTAGCAGATGAATTACTTGATGAATCACCGATAACCAGTGATGCATATCAGCAGCAAGTGGAAAGAATTCCTCTGTTCACAACAGCCGGCGGAGAAGAAATATACCGGCAGAAAAACTCACTGGTTGTAAAGCTTCCTCCTGGCCGTAGTGCTGTGACCACTTCCTGGCTCAATGGAGGACAGCGAGATGATCTTGAGTGCATCTTCAACCATACTATTCCTTACTATGTCGATGACGAGAGCGACCTTGAAGGAGGAAACCTGTTCTCTTATCTTTCTATCACAGCCAAAAGTCTTGGATTTGATGCATCCCGCTGTGCAGGGCTTCTTACAGCTGCCAGTATGGAGAACGTATCCATAGTCTCAAGATCATTCAGGGGGGTCCAGGTAACTGCGGTTGTCACAGGGGGTATTGATATCAATGGCGGAAGAGCAGGGAGACACTGCATCTTATTATCAGGAGCATGGGGAAGTGAAAATGATCAATGGCACTATCAACACTATTGTGCTGATCAATGCTAGCCTGCCTGCTTACACACTGACACGAGCCATGATGACAGCTACTGAAGCCAAGACCGTGGCAATACAGGAACTAATGGCACCCAGCCGCTATTCCCATGGAATTGCCACGGGTTCCGGCACAGATATGATAGCGATTGTGTCGAACAATACCAGCAAATATGAACTTACGGACTCGGGCAAACATTCCAAACTTGGCGAGCTCATAGGGACCTGTGTCATTGAAGCTACAAAGGAAGCACTCGCAAAGCAATCACTTCTGACTCCGATATATCAGAGGGATTTTCTTGTCCGTCTTAAAAGATTCGGGATAACAGAAGAACATATATGGAAAGCTGCCTGCAAGCTGCAAGGAGATAACTGCGAAGAGCATTTCAGGAAAGAACTGAGAAGAGTCACCTCTATTCCGACAATGGTTGGGGTTACCAGCTCCATTCTCCATATAGTTGATGAGGTTGCATGGGGCCTCTTGCCGGAGCAGGAAGGAAAAACAGCAGCATTCTCTTCCATGTGTGGAGTTCCTTATATTCTCAATTCCAAAAACATACCCCTTGATGAGGCTACTGGATGAAAAAGAGAGTATTCTGGATAACTGGGTGCGTATAACAGCATGGCTTGTAAAAAACGGTAGTTTTTCAGATGCCGGATAAATATCAAATAACATCAAGTATCGGATTACTGCAAGGCCACTGACAGCGAATACAATAACGATTGTGATAGTTCCAAAGTAATGAGGATCTCAGAGAGGGTTTAATCATTTTACTACAATGAAGGAGGTTACAATATGAAAGAAACAATGAATTTTTCCCTGTGTAAAACCGACCTGGGGAAGTTTGGTGGAGAATGGGATGAACTTGGAGCTTTTCTGAAAGGTTATGGTCTTTCGGGAGTAGAGCTGTTTATAGACCAGAGACCTCTTCCCAACATTCCTAAAGATCTCATTACTGGTGTACATTTGCCATACTGGATAGGCCATCATCGGGCATGGGTGGATAACAGTGTGTTCTGCAAAGAGATGGGAGAACTGGAAAGACTTCTGATATATGGTGGCCGTTCCAGAGAGGAAGTGATATGTAATTTCAAACAGGTCCTCAGGAATGCTGCTTCTCTGGAAGCTGCCTATGGTGTGTTCCATGTTGCCTATTCTGAACTTTCATATATCTTTGGTCGCGAGTTCGAATGTACTGACATTGATGTTTTCAGGACCACAGCAGATTTTCTGAACGAATGTATTGCTGATTTTCCCAACGGTGAGCCACCTGTCCGCCTTTTTTTTGAGAACCTGTGGTGGCCAGGACTTACACTATTAGATCCGGTTTCAGTACTTGAGTTCACAGAAATGCTGGAGTTCGATAACTGGGCATTTGTACTTGACACAGGTCATCTGATAGCCGCAGTAGGCAACTGTTTCCAGGAAGATCATGGTGTAGATGCGGTTTTGAATACTCTGTCCCTTCATAGCGACGACATATTAGATAGGATCGAAGGAATGCACTTTCACTGCGGTGTGTCAGGAGGTTATGCAAATAACAAATATGAGGGATTCTATGACCCTGATGATGAAAATATTTTCTTTGAGGCCATGAAATATGTGAACGCAATAGATCCGCACCAGCCTTTTACTTCTGAAAGATGCAGAGAGATAGTTGATTTCGTTTCTCCTGACTTTCTTACACACGAGTTCTTGTCTCAGGACCTTGCAGAACTCGATCATAAGATAAAAGACTCAGAGGCATGCACTCTACAATATGGCCGATAAAAGTTTAGATGAGTCAAATAAACAGGGACTGGAAGTCCATTCTGAAGTTCCATAAAAAAGAGGTTTCATAGTATGATCCAGATAGCCATGTATGGCAAAAGGCGGGATTGGTAAATCGACCGTATCATCCAATCTGTCAGCTGCATTATCAGCTTCGGGAAAGAGTATCCTTCAGATCGGATGTGATCCCAAACACGATTCAACCCGTCTTCTCATGGGCGGTAATTCAATACCTACGGTCCTTAACTATATCAGGACCAATATCCCGGAAAAACGTTGTCTTGAGGATCTTGTCTTTTCTGGATACGGCGGAGTTTGCTGTGTCGAAGCGGGTGGTCCTGAACCAGGAGTCGGATGTGCAGGCAGAGGTATACTGACAACCTTTGAACTGCTTGAACAGCTGGGAATCAGGGAAATACCTTTTGACATAATAGTATACGATGTGCTTGGAGATGTCGTATGCGGCGGCTTTGCTGTTCCTTTGAGGCATGAAATATGCCGATGCTGTATTTCTTGTAACTTCCGGGGAATACATGTCCCTTTACGCTGCCAATAACATATTAAAAGGGATCAGGAACTATGACTACGATTCTGCAAGAGTGGCAGGGATCATATATAATGCAAGAGGCCTTGAGCACGAAGAATGGCGTGTGAAGGAGTTCGCAAAGGCTGTAAAGCTGCCAATCGTCGCTTCCATTCCCCGCAGTGATCTGTTTGCAAATGCAGAGAAAGAAAGGAGGAACCTTAATTCAGCTTTATCCTAATGCTGATACCCACATGTATTTTCAAGGGGCTGGCAGATTACGTGATGGGAATATCCTGTGGGATAACACCGCTTTTTTCGGCGTTTCCATTAACTGAACTGGAAATGGAATCAATCGTGCTCGGCAGGAATATTGCAGAGGAGCGATGTTTTTACACTTCTGTTTCCAGGCAGGAACAACCCAGTTTCAGATCTCCTGTAAGGACTGGAAAGCATTTTCTGACAAAAGGTGTAAAGAACAAGGAACCGCTTCACGGATGTGCTCTTGCCGGAGCAGTTACATCTGCAGTGAATGTGACAGATGCACTTACAATTGTGCATGGTCCCCGTAGTTGTGCTCATATATTATCGAATTTTCTGCAGTCTTCTTCACTTAAGGAGAAAGTAAGACATGGAATACTCATGCCGGATAACCGGGAAAATGTGATATTACCAACTGATATGGGCGAAGAAGCTTTTATTTTCGGAGGAATGGACGAGCTAAGACAATGTGTAGAGAATGCTATCGGTGATGGATGGGACACAATCTTCATAGCTACTACCTGTCCTGCAGGTCTGATAGGAGATGATGTTGAGCTTGCGATCTCCTGTCTAAAATCGGATAATCCGGATATAAAGATATTACCTCTTCTTGTGGATGGAAACCTTGAAGGCGATTTTGCACAGGGGCTTGTAGAAGGTTACCGGAAAGTAGCAGATCTTGTCGACGTGTCCCATATCTCCTGAAAAAGGATGGGTGAATATCATCGGAGAGAAGTCCCTTTCTGATGGTGAAGGAACTAATTTTCATATTATAGAAAATCTGCTGTCCCAGCTGGGATTGAAAGTCAACTGCCGGTTCCTTAACAGGACAACTCTTGAAACGATAAAGGAGTTCAAAAAAGCGCAGTTCAATATCCTGGCTCACGATGATGATTCAAATCTTGTTCTTCGGGATTTTCTGATCGACAGGTTCGATGTCGATTTCTTTGAATATCCTTTCCCAATTGGTTTCAGAGAAACGGCTGCATGGCTTACTGCACTCAAGCAGTACTCTGATGCGAAGCTTGACATTGAGCCTTTGATAGAGGTAGAGAGATTAAAGTATGAAACAGAGATTGGGAAATACCGTCCTTTTCTCAGGGGTAAGAAATTGCTAGTCAACAGTTACAGTCGCAGAATAGACTGGATACTTGATGTTGCTTTTGATCTGGGAATGGAAGTGGTCAAAGTGGGAATGCTGAAATCATCCACAGATGATATTATCAGAAGCAGATATACAGGCATATTTGAAGTAGAATATGATTACGATTTGGGAAAACGGCAGGAAGATATCAGAAAATTGCATCCTGACCTTGTGCTGTCCAATTACCCTCCTGCCTTTGCCACAGAAGGTGTCCATCATGACTCGATTCCTCTGGTACCTGAAGTGGGATTTGATATAAGCATGAAACTTGCAAAAAGATGGGGGCAGTTTATACGTTTACCTGCTACCGAGGGATGGAAATATGATGGGGGTGAGTCAGAATGAACCTGGTTCCTGATGCATTGACAGGCGCTTTAATGGCAATTGAGGGAATAACAGATGCAAGAGCAGTGTTAAACAGCCCGACAGGTTGCAAGTTCTATCATGGTCATATTGCTGATAAGCAATATCCCAGGGATTCCTCATATGATCCGCTGCAATATCAGGAAAAGTTCTTTTTCGGGCAGCCACGGATACCCTGTACATATCTGGATGAAGATGATTATGTAGCTGGTTCCACTGAAAAACTCAAAAGCATACTGCCGGATATAGCAAAGAAGAGCGGGA encodes:
- a CDS encoding nitrogenase component 1 translates to MLIPTCIFKGLADYVMGISCGITPLFSAFPLTELEMESIVLGRNIAEERCFYTSVSRQEQPSFRSPVRTGKHFLTKGVKNKEPLHGCALAGAVTSAVNVTDALTIVHGPRSCAHILSNFLQSSSLKEKVRHGILMPDNRENVILPTDMGEEAFIFGGMDELRQCVENAIGDGWDTIFIATTCPAGLIGDDVELAISCLKSDNPDIKILPLLVDGNLEGDFAQGLVEGYRKVADLVDVSHIS
- a CDS encoding nitrogenase component 1 encodes the protein MSTCPISPEKGWVNIIGEKSLSDGEGTNFHIIENLLSQLGLKVNCRFLNRTTLETIKEFKKAQFNILAHDDDSNLVLRDFLIDRFDVDFFEYPFPIGFRETAAWLTALKQYSDAKLDIEPLIEVERLKYETEIGKYRPFLRGKKLLVNSYSRRIDWILDVAFDLGMEVVKVGMLKSSTDDIIRSRYTGIFEVEYDYDLGKRQEDIRKLHPDLVLSNYPPAFATEGVHHDSIPLVPEVGFDISMKLAKRWGQFIRLPATEGWKYDGGESE
- a CDS encoding TIM barrel protein, with protein sequence MKETMNFSLCKTDLGKFGGEWDELGAFLKGYGLSGVELFIDQRPLPNIPKDLITGVHLPYWIGHHRAWVDNSVFCKEMGELERLLIYGGRSREEVICNFKQVLRNAASLEAAYGVFHVAYSELSYIFGREFECTDIDVFRTTADFLNECIADFPNGEPPVRLFFENLWWPGLTLLDPVSVLEFTEMLEFDNWAFVLDTGHLIAAVGNCFQEDHGVDAVLNTLSLHSDDILDRIEGMHFHCGVSGGYANNKYEGFYDPDDENIFFEAMKYVNAIDPHQPFTSERCREIVDFVSPDFLTHEFLSQDLAELDHKIKDSEACTLQYGR
- a CDS encoding AAA family ATPase; the protein is MAKGGIGKSTVSSNLSAALSASGKSILQIGCDPKHDSTRLLMGGNSIPTVLNYIRTNIPEKRCLEDLVFSGYGGVCCVEAGGPEPGVGCAGRGILTTFELLEQLGIREIPFDIIVYDVLGDVVCGGFAVPLRHEICRCCISCNFRGIHVPLRCQ
- a CDS encoding adenosylcobinamide amidohydrolase, producing the protein MEEMLADELLDESPITSDAYQQQVERIPLFTTAGGEEIYRQKNSLVVKLPPGRSAVTTSWLNGGQRDDLECIFNHTIPYYVDDESDLEGGNLFSYLSITAKSLGFDASRCAGLLTAASMENVSIVSRSFRGVQVTAVVTGGIDINGGRAGRHCILLSGAWGSENDQWHYQHYCADQC
- a CDS encoding adenosylcobinamide amidohydrolase, with amino-acid sequence MAEEQGDTASYYQEHGEVKMINGTINTIVLINASLPAYTLTRAMMTATEAKTVAIQELMAPSRYSHGIATGSGTDMIAIVSNNTSKYELTDSGKHSKLGELIGTCVIEATKEALAKQSLLTPIYQRDFLVRLKRFGITEEHIWKAACKLQGDNCEEHFRKELRRVTSIPTMVGVTSSILHIVDEVAWGLLPEQEGKTAAFSSMCGVPYILNSKNIPLDEATG